The Campylobacter sp. MG1 nucleotide sequence TTGATGAAAGGCTTAAGAATTTTTTGCATAATGTATCAGTGCTTATATTTTTAACCACTATATAATATTCATCTACACTTATTTCTAAGCAATTATATTTTTCTATATTAAAGTATTTGTTATCCTTTAATCTTTGTGAAGTCATTTTATTTATATCATCATTAAATTTAGATTGTGCTGTGTAATATGATGCTAATTCTCCTATTAATGTGGCTAAATTTTGTGCTGATTTAGTAATAACGGCATCATCTCTAGTTGCATTTAGCTTTGAGATTGCGACTGCTGCTAATGCTCCTAATATTACTATCACAAATATTAGTTCTATCATTGAGAATGCTTTTTTCATAATTATTTTTGATTATCTTTAACTCTTTGTTCGTATTCTATAATAAGGTCTTTAATTAAACCTTTATTTTCTTCTGTTACTTTTATATATAGGTCTGAATTTAACAAGCCTTTAAGCAAAATTAAAGTTAAATTATCATTTAAATGCAAAGGACAATAAGCACTGCCTTGAACGGGATAAGCGTTGTGTATCATATCTCCATTTTCATCTCTTACTTCTCTCCAATGAATTCCTACTGCGTTCTTTATACCATATCTATGATAATTAGAACAAATAACTTTCATTCTACAATCTTCATAAAGAACTGCAACATCTTTTATATTTCCCCAAGTTTTTGCTAGAGTTTTGTTTTTATTTTTATCTGACACAATTTCCTTCTTTAGAATTTAAAAATACCTAGCTAACATAGCTAGCTAGGTATAAAGTTTGCAATTCCTTAAACACATTAAGGATTAGTTAGTTGTAGCGTTAAAATTAACTCCACTAGCACCTACTGTTATAGTTCTACTTGCACTAAAATCTCCACCTATGATATTTTTAACTGAATCTAAATCTTTAAATGAAGTACAAACATTATCGGTATTACTTGCATCTGCAGCAACAACAATTGTTCCAGCAGCGCTATCTAATGTAATAGTAGCACAAGTTTTACCTTTTACTTGAAAATTACCATCACCTTGAACATTTGTCATATTTCTCCAATTAGCTGTATCAAATTGTCCTTGTGCTGTATAATAAGATGTTAAATCATTTATAACTGTAGCAAAATTACTTGCTGCTTTAGCTACTTCAGCGTCATCTCTAGTTGCATTTAATTTTGGAACTGCAACCGCTGCAAGAATACCTAAAATTACGATTACGAAAATCAACTCAATCATTGTAAAGCCCTTTTTCATGGGTCACTCCTTAAAAAATAAATTTCACTTTATTTACACAAATGTAAAAAAAGTTAGGTTATTTTATTTAACACGAACTTAAA carries:
- a CDS encoding type II secretion system protein, with product MKKAFSMIELIFVIVILGALAAVAISKLNATRDDAVITKSAQNLATLIGELASYYTAQSKFNDDINKMTSQRLKDNKYFNIEKYNCLEISVDEYYIVVKNISTDTLCKKFLSLSSTTNILTGRISKTNNNFTNISKSDIVYIPVGGVVGVY
- a CDS encoding type II secretion system protein, whose amino-acid sequence is MKKGFTMIELIFVIVILGILAAVAVPKLNATRDDAEVAKAASNFATVINDLTSYYTAQGQFDTANWRNMTNVQGDGNFQVKGKTCATITLDSAAGTIVVAADASNTDNVCTSFKDLDSVKNIIGGDFSASRTITVGASGVNFNATTN